A genome region from Caldalkalibacillus uzonensis includes the following:
- a CDS encoding MarR family winged helix-turn-helix transcriptional regulator gives MYRGSRARRESEIVHQESIRHLVDRYLSISFFVTKRAATLVKSELDQDMTTDQFFLLRYIQRCGQCTSTQLAAAFVVNKSAITAITNRLVDKGFLERKRDPRDRRLVYLELSPAGKKWLAATEEKIYKLVKKVITHFSQQEIETFINTYEKLNHILREMEEKA, from the coding sequence GTGTATCGAGGATCTCGTGCCAGAAGGGAAAGTGAAATCGTGCACCAGGAAAGCATCCGACACCTCGTCGACCGTTATCTGTCCATCTCTTTCTTCGTAACGAAAAGGGCAGCCACCCTGGTCAAATCAGAGCTGGATCAGGATATGACAACTGATCAATTTTTTTTGCTGCGTTATATCCAACGGTGTGGCCAATGTACATCAACGCAGTTGGCAGCCGCCTTTGTGGTTAACAAAAGCGCAATTACAGCCATCACCAACAGGCTGGTGGATAAAGGTTTTCTGGAACGGAAACGCGATCCTCGTGACCGCCGTCTGGTCTATCTTGAACTCTCACCCGCCGGAAAAAAGTGGCTGGCTGCAACTGAAGAAAAAATATACAAGCTGGTCAAAAAAGTGATCACTCATTTTTCACAACAGGAGATCGAAACCTTTATCAACACATATGAAAAACTGAATCACATCTTACGGGAGATGGAGGAAAAAGCATGA
- the pdhA gene encoding pyruvate dehydrogenase (acetyl-transferring) E1 component subunit alpha: MGICEAGLVQVLNEDGRVVGEQPQNLSDAQLKDLYRRMQWARLFDQRAVRLQRQGRIGTYAPLEGQEAAQVGSSYVLEKGDWLFPTYRDLAACFNFGLSYTSALLYTMGHLEGGRLEEGYNLFPISIMIATQLPQAVGAAWASKLKQDGRVALVYFGDGATSKGDFHEALNLASVLKAPVVFFCQNNQWAISVPLSKQTGHTVIADKAQGYGLPGVRVDGNDVLAVCQVAKEAVERARRGEGPTLIEALTYRLGPHTTADDPTRYRPAEELEQWKQQRDPLRRFRLFLEREGLWSEHEEEQSAAEFKTVMDEALKKAEQTPRSQLHQAFDYVYTNPPQDLLRQKEEVLSWTQRKGSVSWHN, from the coding sequence ATGGGAATTTGTGAGGCGGGGTTAGTCCAGGTGCTGAATGAAGACGGAAGAGTGGTAGGAGAGCAACCCCAAAATTTATCAGACGCACAGCTGAAAGACCTGTACAGACGGATGCAATGGGCCAGGTTATTTGATCAGAGGGCTGTGCGGCTGCAGCGGCAGGGACGTATCGGCACTTATGCACCTTTAGAAGGACAGGAGGCCGCCCAAGTGGGCAGCTCTTATGTGCTGGAAAAGGGGGACTGGTTGTTTCCTACATACCGGGATTTGGCCGCCTGTTTTAACTTCGGCCTTTCCTACACATCAGCTCTGTTGTACACCATGGGGCATCTGGAAGGGGGAAGACTGGAGGAGGGGTACAATTTGTTCCCTATCTCCATTATGATTGCCACCCAGCTTCCTCAGGCAGTGGGTGCAGCGTGGGCTTCCAAACTGAAGCAGGACGGCCGGGTGGCGCTGGTCTATTTTGGAGATGGCGCTACTTCGAAAGGGGATTTTCACGAAGCCCTCAATTTGGCCTCTGTGTTAAAAGCACCGGTCGTATTCTTTTGCCAAAACAATCAGTGGGCCATCAGCGTGCCCTTGAGCAAGCAGACGGGCCACACGGTAATTGCAGATAAAGCCCAGGGTTACGGACTGCCAGGTGTCCGGGTGGATGGGAATGATGTTTTGGCCGTCTGCCAGGTGGCCAAAGAGGCGGTGGAGCGGGCCCGGAGAGGAGAAGGTCCCACCTTGATTGAAGCGCTCACCTACCGCCTGGGTCCCCATACCACGGCCGATGATCCCACCCGCTACCGTCCGGCGGAGGAGCTTGAACAATGGAAACAACAGCGCGATCCCCTCAGGCGTTTTCGTCTGTTCCTGGAACGTGAAGGCTTATGGTCAGAGCATGAAGAGGAACAATCAGCCGCTGAATTTAAGACTGTCATGGACGAAGCACTCAAGAAAGCAGAACAAACACCAAGGTCACAGCTTCATCAAGCGTTTGATTATGTGTACACCAATCCCCCCCAAGACCTGCTGCGTCAAAAAGAAGAGGTGTTGTCCTGGACACAGAGAAAGGGGAGTGTTTCATGGCACAATTAA
- a CDS encoding MATE family efflux transporter has protein sequence MKIQSERLGKEPIPKLLASLSIPAMVGMFVMALYNVVDAIFIARSVGTIGVAAVSIAFPVQMIVMAIAGAIGIGGASVISRRLGAGESDEANHVFGNVISIVLIVSGIGVIAALSFIEPLLYAFGASETILPYARDYLGIILYGTVFFAFGFSMNNIIRSEGNAKMAMLTMVISAGLNMLLTPLFIFGFGWGIRGAAGATVLAQAITAVYLVYYFKSGKSSLTFKPAYLRPNLTILKQILAIGSSAFVHQVAGSIMFVVANHMLISHGGDLAVAVFGIVHRIIMFTILPMLGIMQGTAPIVGYNYGAQLYQRVSETIKLAYKVSTLMGLVIFVLVMAFPKLFLLIFTNDTEVLEMGSTALRFMFALCMTIGIQMVTGGVFQALGKARAALILSMARQVLFLIPLLFILPPFWGLTGIWLAFPLADLLAFCLALFYLYRYKNLFFNQDQEPPAGHLQHQGSPADLHKGTVQKPSVPSA, from the coding sequence ATGAAAATACAAAGTGAGCGTTTGGGTAAGGAGCCCATCCCCAAATTGCTGGCCAGTTTGTCCATCCCGGCTATGGTAGGCATGTTTGTCATGGCTTTATATAACGTGGTAGATGCCATTTTTATTGCCAGAAGTGTAGGGACGATAGGGGTAGCGGCTGTTTCGATCGCCTTTCCCGTCCAAATGATCGTCATGGCCATAGCCGGTGCGATTGGTATTGGCGGTGCTTCGGTCATCTCCAGACGGCTGGGCGCTGGTGAATCGGATGAGGCCAACCATGTGTTTGGCAATGTGATCAGTATTGTATTAATCGTTAGTGGGATCGGTGTGATTGCCGCTTTAAGTTTCATTGAACCGCTGTTGTATGCCTTTGGTGCCAGTGAGACCATTTTGCCTTATGCCAGGGATTATCTGGGCATTATTTTATACGGCACAGTCTTTTTTGCTTTTGGGTTTTCTATGAACAATATTATCCGCTCTGAAGGCAATGCCAAGATGGCGATGTTGACCATGGTCATCTCTGCGGGCTTAAATATGCTGCTTACCCCTCTGTTTATTTTTGGTTTCGGTTGGGGCATCAGGGGAGCGGCAGGAGCAACCGTTTTAGCCCAAGCCATAACGGCGGTTTACCTGGTCTATTATTTCAAGTCGGGAAAAAGCAGCCTTACTTTCAAGCCGGCTTATTTGCGTCCCAACTTGACTATTCTCAAACAGATTTTGGCTATTGGGTCATCTGCTTTTGTGCACCAGGTGGCGGGAAGCATCATGTTCGTTGTGGCCAACCACATGCTGATCAGCCATGGCGGTGACTTGGCTGTGGCCGTGTTTGGCATTGTTCACCGCATCATTATGTTTACCATTCTGCCTATGCTGGGCATTATGCAAGGCACTGCACCCATCGTGGGTTACAATTACGGCGCCCAGTTGTATCAACGTGTCAGCGAGACGATCAAGCTGGCCTATAAAGTGTCGACATTGATGGGATTGGTGATTTTTGTCCTGGTCATGGCTTTTCCCAAGTTGTTTTTATTGATTTTTACCAATGATACGGAAGTGCTGGAGATGGGTTCCACTGCACTCAGGTTCATGTTTGCCCTGTGCATGACAATTGGCATCCAGATGGTAACAGGAGGCGTCTTCCAAGCTTTGGGCAAGGCCAGGGCCGCATTGATTTTATCCATGGCCCGCCAGGTGCTGTTTCTGATTCCCTTGCTGTTTATCTTACCGCCCTTCTGGGGTTTGACCGGCATATGGTTAGCCTTTCCTCTGGCTGACTTGTTGGCCTTCTGTTTAGCGCTGTTCTACCTCTACAGGTACAAAAATCTATTCTTTAACCAGGATCAGGAGCCCCCGGCAGGTCATTTGCAACATCAAGGGTCCCCTGCCGATCTGCACAAGGGTACTGTTCAGAAGCCCTCGGTGCCCTCCGCTTAA
- a CDS encoding carbohydrate ABC transporter permease yields MQHKTSTVVKPDSNALLKTHPLKQKRKGIILFLLSSILFVLYIFPFALVVLNSFKERLDIVQNPFSLPEQFSLENYIWAYQTMNFPAAFINSLIITVFSVVIIIVFSSMLAYFLVRWKWRMNHFILFMLVASMIIPFQALMIPFVSVYGNLGLLNSKWTLIFCYLGFGVSLATFMYHGFIKNIPKELEEAAYIDGASKLQVFWYVVFPLLKPITITIAILDVLWIWNDFLLPSLVLIDESNRTIPLSTFYFFGHYTSEYGAAMAALVLAIIPVIIFYLLMQKQIIKGVLEGSIK; encoded by the coding sequence ATGCAGCACAAAACTTCGACTGTGGTCAAGCCGGACAGCAATGCGCTCCTCAAAACGCATCCGCTGAAGCAGAAGCGGAAAGGGATCATACTGTTTCTGCTGTCCAGCATCCTGTTTGTCCTGTATATATTTCCCTTTGCCCTCGTGGTGTTAAATTCCTTTAAGGAACGTCTGGATATTGTGCAAAATCCCTTTTCACTGCCGGAGCAATTTAGTCTGGAAAACTACATATGGGCTTACCAAACCATGAACTTTCCAGCGGCTTTTATCAATTCCCTTATCATTACTGTCTTTTCCGTAGTGATTATTATTGTGTTTTCTTCCATGTTGGCCTACTTTTTAGTACGGTGGAAGTGGAGAATGAATCACTTCATTTTGTTTATGTTGGTGGCTTCCATGATTATTCCTTTCCAGGCTTTAATGATCCCTTTTGTTTCAGTATATGGAAACTTAGGCCTGTTAAACAGCAAATGGACCCTTATCTTTTGTTACTTGGGGTTTGGAGTCAGTTTGGCCACATTTATGTATCACGGCTTTATTAAAAATATTCCCAAAGAATTGGAAGAAGCAGCTTACATTGATGGTGCATCTAAACTACAGGTATTCTGGTATGTGGTTTTCCCGCTGTTAAAACCCATCACCATTACCATTGCCATTTTGGATGTACTGTGGATTTGGAATGACTTCCTGTTGCCTTCTCTGGTGCTCATTGATGAGAGCAACCGGACCATTCCCCTGTCCACGTTCTACTTCTTCGGCCATTATACCTCTGAATACGGCGCCGCAATGGCCGCCCTGGTGTTAGCCATCATTCCGGTCATCATTTTCTATTTGCTGATGCAAAAACAAATTATTAAAGGGGTATTGGAAGGGTCTATTAAATAA
- a CDS encoding carbohydrate kinase family protein, translating into MKTSADSLVVTIGELLIDFFCTDVDVDLTRGTHFVKQAGGAPANVAASVAKLGGQAAFVGKVGHDPFGTFLKQVLDEQQVDTSMLVMDEHAPTTLAFVSLTKEGERDFVFNRGADGLLNYDELDLEKIRQAKVIHFGSATALLDNPFRDTYLRLMAEAKENGQLVSFDPNYRGDLWKGRIEEFAHLSRQALSQADFVKVSAEELEVISGTSEPTQGVRRIHQLGPQAVTVTLGKQGTFLSAGEQQTLVESIPVKAVDATGAGDAFVGAVLFQLARLDDPQQALGDMGQMQEIVAFANRVGALVCTKIGAMAALPSYDEVMKVV; encoded by the coding sequence ATGAAAACCTCAGCCGATTCGCTGGTTGTCACCATCGGCGAGCTTTTGATTGACTTTTTTTGCACCGATGTAGACGTGGATTTGACCCGGGGCACCCACTTTGTAAAGCAGGCCGGCGGTGCGCCGGCCAACGTGGCCGCAAGCGTAGCCAAACTGGGCGGCCAGGCTGCTTTTGTCGGCAAAGTGGGCCATGATCCGTTTGGCACCTTTTTAAAACAGGTGTTGGATGAGCAACAGGTGGATACCTCCATGCTGGTCATGGATGAGCACGCTCCCACCACCCTTGCCTTTGTTTCCCTGACCAAAGAGGGGGAACGGGACTTTGTGTTTAACCGGGGAGCGGATGGCCTATTAAACTATGATGAGTTAGACCTGGAAAAGATCCGCCAAGCAAAAGTGATTCATTTCGGTTCGGCAACCGCCTTGCTGGACAATCCATTCCGGGACACCTACTTGCGCCTCATGGCAGAAGCCAAGGAAAATGGACAGCTGGTTTCCTTTGATCCCAACTACCGCGGGGACCTGTGGAAGGGCAGAATAGAGGAGTTTGCCCACTTATCCCGCCAAGCGCTAAGCCAGGCTGATTTCGTCAAAGTCAGTGCCGAGGAACTGGAAGTGATAAGCGGAACATCCGAGCCAACCCAAGGTGTGCGAAGAATACATCAGTTAGGCCCCCAGGCTGTAACCGTCACCCTTGGCAAGCAAGGAACATTCCTCTCTGCCGGGGAGCAACAAACCCTGGTGGAAAGCATCCCGGTTAAAGCGGTGGATGCCACAGGGGCGGGTGATGCCTTTGTGGGAGCCGTATTGTTTCAGTTGGCCCGCCTGGATGATCCCCAACAGGCCTTAGGCGATATGGGACAAATGCAGGAGATCGTCGCTTTTGCCAATAGGGTGGGGGCCCTCGTGTGCACCAAAATCGGCGCCATGGCTGCCTTGCCGAGCTATGATGAGGTCATGAAAGTGGTATAA
- a CDS encoding alpha-ketoacid dehydrogenase subunit beta: MAQLTMIQAINQALAQALDQDPAVIVFGEDVGKNGGVFRATDQLQARFGEQRVVDTPLSESAIIGSAIGLAVNGMKPVAEIQFMGFLYPAMDQLASQASRLRFRSAGRYALPLVVRAPFGGGVRTPELHADSLEALFTHTPGLKVVIPSSAYDAKGLLLQAIDDPDPVLFAEPMKLYRAIKEEVPEAPYRIPLGQARVVREGRDATVLTWGAPVWLVHKLAGQLQQERGISLEVIDLRSLIPLDEETIMHSVSKTGRALVVHEAVKTGGFGAELASRIMEKVFLYLHAPVMRVTGYDTPYPVPQVEDEWLPHEERILQAVHELLDY, encoded by the coding sequence ATGGCACAATTAACCATGATCCAGGCCATTAATCAAGCTTTGGCCCAGGCATTGGATCAGGATCCGGCTGTGATCGTCTTTGGGGAAGATGTGGGCAAAAATGGCGGTGTGTTCCGGGCCACTGACCAGCTGCAGGCCCGTTTTGGCGAGCAGCGGGTTGTGGATACCCCTTTGTCCGAATCGGCGATTATTGGCTCAGCCATTGGTCTGGCTGTAAACGGGATGAAGCCGGTGGCTGAGATTCAATTTATGGGCTTTCTCTATCCAGCGATGGATCAACTGGCCTCACAAGCTTCACGCCTGCGTTTCCGTTCAGCGGGACGGTACGCTTTGCCGCTGGTGGTACGGGCCCCCTTTGGTGGAGGGGTGCGTACCCCGGAATTGCATGCGGACAGTCTAGAAGCGTTGTTCACCCATACCCCAGGCCTCAAAGTGGTCATTCCCAGTTCTGCCTATGATGCCAAAGGGCTGTTGCTGCAAGCGATTGATGACCCCGATCCGGTACTGTTTGCCGAGCCGATGAAGCTGTACCGGGCCATCAAGGAAGAGGTGCCGGAAGCACCTTATCGCATTCCCCTGGGCCAGGCCAGGGTGGTGCGCGAAGGAAGGGATGCCACAGTACTCACTTGGGGGGCACCTGTCTGGCTTGTGCACAAGCTGGCCGGGCAACTCCAGCAGGAACGGGGCATTTCACTTGAGGTGATCGACCTCAGATCACTGATTCCACTGGATGAGGAGACCATCATGCACTCGGTCAGCAAGACAGGGCGGGCCTTGGTTGTCCATGAAGCGGTCAAAACAGGGGGATTCGGGGCTGAGCTGGCCAGCCGGATCATGGAAAAAGTCTTTCTCTATCTCCATGCCCCGGTGATGCGCGTGACCGGTTATGACACCCCTTACCCTGTTCCTCAGGTTGAAGATGAGTGGCTGCCCCATGAGGAGCGGATATTACAGGCCGTCCATGAGCTGTTGGACTATTAA
- a CDS encoding glycoside hydrolase family 32 protein, translating to MKKILNQMDNKLDAAQQFVDEMKKKTSHHPWRPVYHVAPPANWMNDPNGFCFFNGEYHLFYQHHPFSPEWGPMYWGHVKSKDLVFWQHLPIALAPGEAYDRDGCFSGSAIEKDGKLYLMYTGNVWTGPNHDKDLQQTQALAVSDNGVRFTKLAENPVIAAAPEGDIHPHHFRDPKVWEHEGQYYAVIGSKTKTNQGQALLFRSPDLINWEFVNVMAKGEGNFGFMWECPDFFHLDGQDVLVMSPQGMKPEGIYYHNLHQSGYVIGTLNYETGQLSHGPFQLLDYGFDFYAPQTTIDNKGRRILIAWMDMWESPMPTQTHGWAGAMTLPRLLRIENGQIVSIPVPELERLRENEVAYTQVTVEGELALEGISGDHVELELVIDAQAASRFGLKLRVNEERGEETVLTYTKDDGLVSLDRNRSGQGPGGIRQAEVPLENNQLHLRCFIDKSSVEIFINGGTTVMTARVYPSEGATGIRFFADQPVQIINLKKWDLKHAIINY from the coding sequence ATGAAAAAGATACTCAATCAAATGGACAATAAACTTGATGCAGCTCAACAATTCGTGGATGAAATGAAAAAAAAGACCAGCCACCACCCCTGGCGTCCTGTTTATCATGTGGCCCCTCCGGCCAATTGGATGAATGACCCCAATGGGTTCTGTTTCTTTAATGGGGAGTATCATCTGTTTTATCAGCACCATCCCTTTTCCCCCGAATGGGGCCCGATGTACTGGGGGCATGTGAAGAGCAAGGATTTGGTGTTTTGGCAACACCTCCCCATTGCCCTGGCGCCGGGCGAAGCCTATGACAGGGACGGTTGTTTTTCGGGCAGTGCTATTGAAAAAGACGGCAAACTATACCTCATGTATACCGGTAATGTGTGGACAGGACCAAATCATGATAAAGATCTGCAGCAAACCCAGGCTTTGGCCGTGAGTGACAATGGGGTGCGGTTTACCAAACTGGCTGAGAACCCGGTGATTGCTGCTGCACCGGAAGGAGACATACACCCCCACCATTTCAGAGATCCAAAGGTCTGGGAGCATGAAGGGCAGTACTATGCTGTGATCGGCTCCAAAACCAAAACCAACCAAGGCCAGGCCCTGTTGTTCCGTTCGCCTGATTTGATCAACTGGGAATTTGTCAATGTCATGGCCAAAGGGGAAGGAAACTTCGGTTTCATGTGGGAGTGTCCCGATTTCTTCCATTTAGACGGTCAAGATGTGCTGGTCATGTCCCCCCAAGGCATGAAACCGGAAGGCATCTATTACCATAACCTGCATCAATCGGGTTATGTCATCGGCACGTTAAACTATGAAACAGGGCAACTTTCCCACGGCCCTTTTCAGCTCTTGGATTATGGCTTTGATTTTTATGCCCCTCAAACAACAATTGACAACAAAGGAAGAAGAATCCTCATCGCCTGGATGGACATGTGGGAGAGCCCCATGCCTACGCAAACCCATGGTTGGGCTGGAGCGATGACGCTGCCCCGCTTGCTGAGGATCGAAAATGGACAGATTGTCTCAATACCTGTACCAGAGTTAGAACGGTTGAGGGAAAATGAAGTAGCTTATACACAGGTGACGGTGGAAGGTGAGCTTGCCTTGGAGGGAATCAGCGGGGATCACGTAGAACTGGAGCTCGTCATCGATGCCCAGGCCGCTTCCCGCTTTGGGTTGAAACTAAGAGTGAATGAAGAGAGAGGGGAAGAAACAGTCCTGACTTACACCAAAGATGACGGCCTCGTGAGCCTGGACCGCAACCGCTCGGGTCAAGGTCCTGGCGGCATCCGCCAGGCAGAAGTCCCCTTGGAAAATAACCAGCTCCACTTGCGCTGTTTTATTGATAAATCGTCTGTGGAAATTTTTATCAACGGCGGGACAACAGTGATGACGGCCCGTGTGTATCCCAGTGAAGGGGCCACCGGCATCCGCTTTTTTGCCGATCAGCCTGTTCAAATCATCAACCTGAAAAAGTGGGACTTAAAACATGCTATAATTAATTATTAA
- a CDS encoding dihydrolipoamide acetyltransferase family protein, translating into MLVEFKLPDVGEGITEGEIVRWCVSEGEMVEEDQVLAEVQTDKAVVELPSPAAGKVKRLWAEAGDVVPVGAVLVTIDSEQSATKQLETEQHPQMDRNTEIHKGEHNASSAELIAPAPGRETEQQTAHKLRSGVPLAVPSVRRLARELKVDLREVAGTGKQGRITEEDVRRYAQAREQLAAEQELAPSQMHKSGQQLVQAIQTAEEADQERVQLKGIRRAMARNMKLSLATIAHCTGFDEADATGMIRMRESMQASATEEGVRLTYLPFITKAVVYALKKHPLFNATFNEERDEILFNREINIGIAVDTPQGLVVPVIPQAGQKSILELAREIQGLSEKAREQKLTLREMQGGTFTISNIGSIGGMWATPLIQPPQVAILGVHKIYKKPVVKEDPLEGDQVVIRRVIGVSLSFDHRIIDGAQSARFMQDVIKYIESPHLLLLEAR; encoded by the coding sequence ATGCTGGTTGAATTTAAGTTGCCTGATGTGGGTGAAGGAATCACAGAAGGAGAGATTGTCAGGTGGTGTGTCAGTGAGGGGGAGATGGTTGAAGAGGATCAGGTGCTGGCCGAAGTGCAAACAGACAAAGCGGTGGTCGAACTTCCCTCACCTGCAGCCGGGAAGGTTAAGCGCCTCTGGGCTGAAGCAGGTGATGTGGTGCCAGTGGGCGCGGTACTGGTCACCATCGATTCCGAACAATCTGCAACAAAACAGCTTGAAACGGAACAGCATCCACAGATGGACCGAAATACTGAAATCCACAAAGGAGAGCACAACGCTTCGTCAGCGGAGCTGATTGCCCCCGCTCCGGGACGGGAGACTGAGCAGCAAACGGCGCATAAATTAAGATCGGGAGTGCCCCTCGCTGTCCCTTCGGTTAGACGGCTGGCCCGCGAACTGAAAGTGGATCTGAGAGAAGTGGCAGGGACCGGTAAACAGGGACGTATTACGGAGGAGGATGTGCGCCGCTATGCCCAGGCCAGGGAGCAGCTGGCCGCTGAACAGGAGTTGGCCCCCTCCCAGATGCACAAGTCCGGGCAGCAGCTGGTCCAAGCCATACAAACAGCAGAGGAAGCTGATCAAGAACGGGTACAGCTCAAAGGCATCCGCCGGGCGATGGCCCGCAATATGAAACTGTCTCTGGCGACCATTGCCCATTGCACCGGTTTTGATGAAGCAGATGCAACCGGTATGATCCGCATGCGGGAAAGTATGCAAGCGTCGGCAACAGAGGAAGGGGTGCGGCTGACGTACCTGCCTTTCATCACGAAGGCAGTGGTCTATGCCTTGAAAAAACACCCTCTGTTCAATGCCACATTTAATGAGGAACGGGACGAAATTCTGTTTAACCGGGAGATCAACATCGGCATCGCTGTGGATACGCCCCAGGGGCTGGTTGTTCCGGTCATTCCACAAGCCGGTCAAAAAAGCATCCTTGAACTGGCCCGGGAAATCCAAGGGCTGTCAGAGAAGGCCCGGGAGCAAAAGCTCACCTTAAGAGAGATGCAAGGGGGCACGTTTACCATCAGCAATATCGGCTCCATTGGAGGCATGTGGGCCACACCGCTTATTCAACCGCCACAGGTGGCCATCCTGGGTGTGCATAAAATCTATAAAAAACCGGTGGTGAAGGAGGATCCTCTCGAAGGAGATCAAGTGGTGATCCGCCGGGTGATCGGGGTGTCGCTCAGTTTTGACCACCGCATCATTGACGGGGCGCAATCAGCCCGGTTTATGCAGGATGTGATCAAGTATATTGAGAGCCCTCACTTGTTGCTTCTTGAAGCCCGCTAA
- a CDS encoding SEC-C domain-containing protein yields the protein MNVKPDWAQLVEQNILMQLDGIDEHDPGLQHILDEHPEVKLLMERRSHLPDQVVINGVNPILHVYMEGIVENQLADPQLESLQITMRRLRDMGLSDHAARANIVRVFIHFFYQTLKSKQPFDTEGYHAAVRLLGVKWKKTGRNDPCPCDSGRKYKRCCMPVKNNVPVLAEIDPMAGLLCLGQGAYYFGSPALIAKDPLDPLLQLENRAHIAHYFKEAGDMKGAELALKENVRQARKMDHLSYLNNALQDLQMFYQNHSGYEQQALEVTEELMDLAEDEYQRGNYWCDKADILADAGQVAQAEEEYQHLFKAMPNWQYGRYRYASFLEHIGRKAEAVSLLKELVAAQENIDEETWQAARDLLDTLEQ from the coding sequence GTGAACGTTAAACCGGATTGGGCTCAGCTTGTAGAACAGAATATACTGATGCAGCTTGATGGCATAGATGAGCATGATCCTGGTTTACAACATATATTGGACGAGCATCCTGAGGTGAAGCTGCTGATGGAACGGCGCAGCCACTTGCCTGATCAGGTGGTTATTAATGGCGTGAATCCGATTTTACATGTCTATATGGAAGGCATTGTTGAAAACCAGCTGGCCGATCCCCAGCTGGAAAGCTTGCAGATCACAATGCGCCGGCTCAGGGACATGGGCTTAAGTGACCATGCGGCCCGGGCCAATATTGTGCGGGTCTTTATTCACTTTTTTTATCAAACACTAAAATCTAAGCAACCGTTCGACACGGAAGGTTATCATGCTGCGGTGCGCCTATTAGGGGTCAAGTGGAAAAAAACCGGCCGGAACGACCCTTGTCCTTGCGACAGCGGGCGCAAATACAAACGATGCTGTATGCCGGTGAAGAACAATGTTCCTGTTCTGGCAGAGATTGATCCGATGGCCGGTTTGTTATGTCTGGGTCAAGGCGCCTATTACTTTGGCTCACCAGCATTGATCGCAAAAGACCCCCTTGATCCCCTCTTGCAACTGGAAAACAGGGCTCATATTGCCCATTACTTTAAAGAGGCAGGAGATATGAAAGGAGCTGAACTGGCGCTAAAAGAAAATGTACGCCAAGCCCGGAAAATGGATCATTTGAGTTATCTCAATAATGCCCTACAAGATTTGCAAATGTTTTACCAGAACCACTCTGGCTACGAACAACAAGCGTTAGAAGTCACTGAGGAATTAATGGATCTGGCTGAAGATGAATATCAACGGGGCAATTATTGGTGTGACAAAGCGGATATCCTGGCAGATGCCGGCCAGGTGGCTCAAGCAGAGGAAGAATACCAGCATCTGTTCAAGGCGATGCCCAACTGGCAATATGGCCGGTACCGCTATGCCTCCTTCCTGGAACATATAGGCCGCAAAGCGGAAGCTGTCTCCCTGTTAAAAGAACTTGTTGCAGCACAGGAGAACATAGATGAGGAGACCTGGCAGGCCGCCCGTGACCTGCTGGACACTCTGGAACAATGA
- a CDS encoding Uma2 family endonuclease, translating to MPNQAGRYTYQDWLKWEGRWELIDGKPYNMTPAPSWEHQYIVGELHFALRAYFGNKACYVAVAPFDVYLSAKEDYDHPDHVLQPDLSVICNPNQLASKGCYGPPTLVVEVLSPATALKDRNEKLKLYQQFGVQEYWIVDPGYKMVEVLGLEDGYYRTKEAFGKEGQLRSFIFKDLTINLKPVFQFEQDKTP from the coding sequence ATGCCGAATCAAGCCGGCCGTTACACCTATCAAGACTGGCTGAAATGGGAAGGACGCTGGGAACTGATTGACGGCAAACCCTACAACATGACACCTGCTCCATCCTGGGAACATCAGTATATCGTTGGCGAACTTCATTTTGCTTTGCGGGCGTATTTTGGCAACAAAGCCTGCTATGTGGCGGTTGCTCCTTTTGATGTGTATTTAAGCGCAAAAGAAGATTATGACCATCCCGATCATGTCCTGCAGCCTGATCTGTCTGTCATCTGTAATCCCAATCAACTGGCTTCCAAAGGGTGTTACGGCCCCCCAACGCTGGTAGTGGAAGTACTATCACCTGCAACAGCATTGAAAGACCGGAACGAAAAGTTGAAGCTTTACCAGCAATTTGGTGTCCAAGAGTACTGGATTGTGGATCCCGGCTACAAAATGGTCGAAGTACTGGGACTCGAGGATGGTTATTACCGCACAAAAGAGGCCTTCGGCAAGGAAGGCCAATTAAGGTCGTTTATTTTTAAAGATCTAACGATTAATTTAAAACCCGTTTTCCAGTTTGAACAGGACAAGACTCCTTAA